A single window of Bombus affinis isolate iyBomAffi1 chromosome 15, iyBomAffi1.2, whole genome shotgun sequence DNA harbors:
- the LOC126924887 gene encoding intermembrane lipid transfer protein Vps13 isoform X2, with the protein MVFESIVAELLNKVLGEYIQNLDCTQLKLSLWGGDVVLKDLLIKESALDILDLPIRLEYGRLGKLILKIPFKDMWNGQIDAIVEELFILVVPSSQVAYDAEKEARIQLEAKHAELARVEKKKQLADIKSQEKLDDSMIEKLIARMIKNIHIEIKKIHVRYEDHISYKDHPFSVGFTLSTFTLESCTDSWQTTGNLKDMYAIPQIYKLCTLDGLAVYLNTTLEQFSNTKSDYLNLFHNGIATIDYNPPGYQYLLGPINVNAKLKLNPKPETDGSNYTIPKVWLDMEMQKLRIGLARKQYQTIVQLGEGLDQAQKAAPFRKYRPNLTSYRGHYKEWWKFAYVCVLEEEVRRKRRNWDWNHMKEHRDMCRSYADSYQTKLTTKKVTQEIVDHLTQCERKLDIFNLVIIRQKIEMEVERMAEREKNLKAKRGWFGFLWSSTQTEETQELNSAAAIMRKFEQAMTPQEKEKLYRAIDYQENSAPAHYPETYEMIDTRFLLHELQIIILDTDKEYPCILDLQLHSVEAGFKSRPSANAILVTASINEMKLLGTKQDEHIPSLFNSHQHGADNVLISVSYEKNPLDKLCGDRIIVKSKSVDIIYDAQTVIEIVNLFKVQNSSTLNNLQAAAAVQLEGLKEMSALGLEHAIQKHSVLDIQVNMQASQLIIPHDGFYDSTKSLLVVNLGSLQIHSLEKPKGDDKTNVSVKQLISMGKTEEDVLLHLREHSYDKFVLKIVDFQVLVSLPGEEWRTVLSNVDDSMTLLHPTTLEIQFHKCLVTDDPLLPKLRLIGQLPSVVVNITDIRLLQALSIAQSIPQPKEEPTDLQKSSMSKSVSQLSLLKDITTTIAEKKKEEDSTVTSVKQTIDMEMKFEMKEFAIQVSSQKGNEIIPFVKFEVLQLEAEMLQRTYDQEISLRLGGVQVKQHYNQREIFMITTPMLSGRHEYLITVQYINVNKRSPEFKTKHGSVLQLLKLEFTTLDVLLHQEALINLLQFISYVQDQMNVIATSKLEKEPRIRPRPSHLVSIQEETSTFLREQIQKQKLRSTTRRRRTMMEHVDLKVQAKVGTICMKITSDCREITAFYIDGITAGFIMKASYSQANVNLSSISIKDLNEASGYKDIVSVTEDTESLQIQAIMYNIEPSDIDKNNMSITVVMGCYRIVFLNMFVTSIMSFLNNFQTAQQAIKDASAAAAEAAKTNIKDVKESAARIGLAVKIKAPVIYVPMHSKSDHCLTLDMGNLTICNVFKKLEVTNDAGDCPIVDEMRIELQNLKLSRVRLNMEKFAIENEILLLEPVSFTLLIKRNLSTAWFTSIPDIDMSGRLNKINILISKEDYATALKVLEKNLSETVEDTKLTASVSQSEKKLEVEVLQHRQSDRFARATAEDAEDPNSQEQVHTHTSIKFEFVMDSLMITLFTGGSKMLQSQSSLLHLPENGLAKFCLTHFALKGRIFADGLMATSILLMNCTLDDIRQNRQGSLTRIMERTTAVPSMDDIEKESKPVRSMLDMTIRQSSNDMFVDIRVFSFSIIVSLDYLMKVKDFFTTDEPSTNKTVQPKNYNESAVKKKQTVSSTKKMFTVNIHIEKPDIILLEDMDDINSNCIILNTELLLKVRMMDEHQVIAGTIKDLSILAGIYNTAKRSDWIYQVLRPCSISVAGSTPEGKGLHIDICCTDIHLSVSPGVIEILNKVVHTVTKTQEQDQEVIITERNYEGLWVVTPFEENDFWFLKTEVGVEAIEDIVYSDDEDSTVYKPELAIISAPTILLTLEAGIGNKTLPMLLLHIGFESNISDWSTKTMNMEYTMSVVMAYYNSCLALWEPLIEPIEGIRNEKRVSTPWELKVKIQFNDVSPDSRGASAASPTSDSETEELHQIPKMSIDIISTENLEITMTKTCLDVLQQLGNAFSSAMEASGKGAAKSVAPYVLKNETGLAIVLDLERSHFKVFNDGSKFTSNNTDSYMEVILESGASVQLAPRTTKTEIPLLDQLKIETIKEKDDDKFIISFKEINRTLAVPVLRADKRFFSLKYRKDGSEEWGIVSDVIVDEGSTIVTLRSILQVHNHFSQPISVYYMTKRGNEVECVGTVAPDSKLNLPLDTVYTPTNVYGLFFSVEGYMVSLEQFIWKDLQKTVSMTKLLKCEARVRQEAVEPFYIKMFFMMIVVGSILYNNNTIGLLLNAINWRSVFCRFIDCVKRLCLKTLPSEHKKYLEAPIQVVGEMEQVYFESTSRHTIASTIYNVHLYPAVYLKNFLPIDIIVCLPGSVQEKLLEAGTSYQIPTIDPGKSYIIIKLPNYLEKDWSCKGEILANPPEFSVWSFESFDSAQKVIMDLGMHTSYKHGSIIMALYCPFWMLNKTGLMLSYRKSSKGGKEHSSPIKSGEDYLNVLYHPENFKGPILFSFRSKVFFGKKKAMIRVENGEWSDKFPIDVAGSEGVVICKYNGQIYQIGVHNQLTYNSLTKQITFTPYYVLINNSDYLIECQEGNRPADPMIKVPARECAAYWPRSDHEQKTLSARIAGNPEKTAPFIYTENHTTLLKLNNKYGGINVDIQISEGGVYISLSAYTHGNAPALIINHTPHTINFWEKGSLNVRSVQSYNRMFYTWEHPAGPRKLVWEDNNKKEIEETLRKDTLGGFQLPDLEEEVYYVSFLDGTQRVLLFTTNMKVAEDCELAGDFEPIEQEITISIHGVGFSLVNNIMRTELLYLCIASSGIMWETRKSVNHRWRNLDTREVMVIEEGYQKYIRELQMDRSPIQKVILEPKLEVDYLNMEMLKPHRRCLRRTFQTGLWLQYRTSVHQVQLHAKINRLQIDNQLTDCVFPVILAPVPPPKSVTASTVMKPFAELSMVKRLLEHSNVQQFRYFKVLIQEFHVKVDIIFINAIVGLFEANEMNDAEESKLFKLDMELVNEPLMYHVSLITTAEQKNFFDLLHFSPLKIHISFSMSGSGSGPSALPQVLNVLLQGIGVTLTDINDIVFKLAYFEREYIFMTNKQLISEATTHYVGQAIKQVYVLVLGLDVIGNPYGLVVGTMKGIEDLFYEPFQGAIQGPGEFAEGLLLGMRSMLGHTVGGMAGAVSKITGAMGKGIAALTFDKDYQRKRQEQLNKQPANLQEGLARSGKGLIMGVVDGVTGVVMKPISGAKEEGVEGFFKGFGKGMVGLVTRPTAGVIDFASGSFGAVKRATELNEEVKKVRPSRFLQLDCLVRPYVRDEAEGHKILCELEKGKYANTDIYFYHMYINKDVLLLTDKRIAYLEHSDLFGGWRVHWTHAWQEMSEQPKIVDKGVQIFIKDSSKKKKLGLFGSTDQSKIILIPDYNIRQLLCDKMQQQINQYEL; encoded by the exons ATGGTTTTTGAGTCGATTGTTGCCGAGCTCCTGAACAAGGTGTTGGGAGAGTATATTCAAAATTTGGATTGCACGCAATTAAAACTGAGCTTATGGGGAG GTGATGTAGTGTTAAAAGActtattaataaaagaaagtgcaTTAGATATATTGGATCTACCTATTCGATTGGAATATGGAAGATTAG GAAAACTTATATTAAAAATACCATTCAAAGATATGTGGAATGGACAAATTGATGCAATAGTTGAGGAACTATTTATACTTGTAGTACCTTCAAGTCAGGTTGCTTATGATGCAGAAAAAGAAGCAAGAATACAACTTGAAGCAAAACATGCAGAACTTGCAAGagttgaaaaaaagaaacaattagCAGATATCAAAT CACAAGAAAAACTAGATGATTCAATGATTGAAAAACTCATTGCCCGTATGATAAAGAATATTCACATTGAAATCAAAAAGATACACGTGAGATATGAAGATCATATCTCATACAAAGACCATCCTTTTTCAGTTGGTTTTACATTGAGTACATTTACCTTAGAAAGTTGTACAGATTCTTGGCAAACAACTGGTAACTTAAAAGATATGTATGCTATTCCACAAATTTACAAG TTATGCACACTAGATGGTTTGGCAGTGTATCTCAATACAACTCTAGAACAGTTTAGTAATACAAAATcagattatttaaatttatttcataatGGAATTGCAACCATAGATTATAATCCACCTGGTTATCAATACT TATTAGGTCCAATCAATGTCAAtgcaaaattaaaattaaatccaAAGCCAGAAACAGATGGAAGTAACTACACGATTCCCAAGGTATGGTTAGACATGGAAATGCAAAAATTAAGAATAGGATTAGCAAGGAAACAATATCAAACCATCGTTCAATTAGGGGAGGGTTTAGATCAAGCTCAGAAAGCTGCACCATTTAGAAAGTATAGACCAAATTTAACATCATATAGAGGACATTATAAAGAATG GTGGAAGTTTGCATATGTTTGTGTCTTAGAAGAAGAAGTACGTAGAAAACGTAGAAATTGGGATTGGAATCATATGAAAGAGCATCGAGATATGTGTCGCTCTTATGCTGACAGTTATCAAACAAAATTAACGACCAAAAAAGTCACACAAGAAATAGTAGATCATCTTACTCAGTGTGAAAGAAAATTGGACATTTTTAATTTAGTCATTATTAGGCAAAAGATAGAAATGGAA GTAGAAAGAATGgctgaaagagaaaaaaatctAAAAGCGAAACGCGGTTGGTTCGGTTTCTTGTGGTCCAGTACACAAACAGAGGAAACACAAGAATTGAACTCTGCAGCTGCTATAA tgCGGAAATTCGAGCAGGCAATGACACCACAAGAGAAAGAAAAGTTATATAGAGCGATTGACTATCAAGAAAATAGTGCACCAGCTCATTATCCCGAAACATATGAAATGATCGACACGCGATTTCTTTTACATGAGctacaaattataattttagatACAGATAAAGAGTATCCTTGTATTTTGGATCTTCAACTTCATAGTGTTGAGGCTGGTTTCAAATCGAGACCATCTGCTAATGCTATTTT AGTTACAGCATCAATTAATGAGATGAAATTATTAGGAACGAAACAAGATGAACATATTCCTTCACTTTTTAATTCCCATCAGCATGGCGCAGATAATGTTTTAATATCAGTGTCATATGAAAAGAATCCTCTCGATAAATTATGTGGTGATCGTATAATAGTAAAATCGAAATCTGTGGATATTATTTACGATGCACAGACTGTGATAGAAATAGTTAACTTGTTTAAAGTACAAAATTCATCGACTTTGAACAA TCTTCAAGCAGCTGCTGCCGTACAATTAGAAGGTTTGAAAGAAATGTCGGCTTTAGGTTTGGAGCATGCTATTCAAAAGCATTCAGTATTAGACATACAG GTTAATATGCAAGCTTCTCAGTTAATCATACCACATGATGGATTTTATGATAGTACGAAATCATTATTAGTTGTAAATCTTGGTAGCTTGCAAATACATTCTTTGGAAAAACCAAAGGGCGATGATAAGACAAATGTATCTGTTAAACAATTAATCAGCATGGGTAAAACTGAAGAAGATGTGCTATTGCATCTTAGAGAACATAGTTAtgataaatttgttttaaaGATAGTCGATTTTCAA GTATTAGTTTCATTGCCTGGTGAAGAATGGCGCACAGTATTATCAAATGTGGATGATTCTATGACATTATTACACCCAACAACGCTTGAAATCCAATTTCACAAATGTTTAGTAACGGATGATCCATTACTTCCAAAATTAAGGTTGATAGGCCAATTACCATCAGTTGTTGTTAATATAACAG aTATTCGTTTATTGCAAGCTCTTTCTATTGCTCAGAGCATACCGCAGCCAAAAGAGGAACCAACAGATCTCCAGAAGTCATCTATg agtAAATCTGTTTCACAATTATCTTTGCTGAAAGATATAACTACCACCATTGctgagaagaagaaagaagaagattcTACTGTAACTTCAGTTAAACAAACAATTGATAtggaaatgaaatttgaaatgaaag aatTTGCAATACAAGTTTCATCCCAAAAGGGTAATGAAATAATACCATTTGTGAAGTTCGAGGTACTACAGTTAGAAGCAGAGATGTTACAACGGACTTATGATCAAGAGATATCATTAAGATTAGGTGGAGTTCAAGTCAAGCAACATTACAATCAAAGAGAAATATTTATGATAACCACTCCAATGTTATCAGGTAGACATGAATATTTGATAACAGTACAGTATATAAAT gtAAATAAGCGATCTCCTGAATTTAAGACGAAACATGGATCTGTTCTTCAATTACTAAAATTAGAATTTACAACATTGGATGTTTTATTACATCAAGAAGCTCTTATAAATCTTCTTCAATTTATATCATATGTGCAG GATCAAATGAATGTCATAGCAACTAGTAAACTTGAAAAAGAGCCTCGCATACGTCCACGACCTTCTCATTTGGTTTCCATTCAAGAAGAAACTTCTACATTTTTAAGAGAACAAATTCAAAAGCAAAAACTTAGGTCAACGACAC GACGGAGAAGAACAATGATGGAGCATGTAGATCTAAAAGTTCAAGCAAAAGTTGGGACTATTTGTATGAAGATAACTAGCGATTGTAGAGAAATTACTGCATTTTATATCGACGGTATCACTGCCGGATTTATAATGAAAGCTTCCTATTCTCAAGCAAATGTTAATTTATCTTCTATTAGCATTAAAGATCTTAACGAAGCGTCAGGTTATAAGGAT ATTGTATCAGTGACAGAAGATACTGAATCCTTGCAAATCCAagctataatgtataatattgaGCCGTCAGacattgataaaaataatatgtCTATCACAGTTGTTATGGGCTGTTATCGTATTGTCTTTTTGAATATGTTTGTTACTAGTATAATG AgctttttaaacaattttcaaaCGGCTCAACAAGCCATAAAGGATGCATCAGCAGCAGCTGCAGAAGCCGCGAAGACAAATATTAAAGACGTTAAAGAAAGCGCGGCACGTATTGGTCTTGCAGTAAAAATTAAA GCTCCAGTTATATATGTACCAATGCATTCGAAAAGCGATCATTGTTTAACACTAGATATGGGTAACCTTACTATATGTAATGTTTTTAAGAAGTTAGAAGTTACAAATGATGCTGGAGATTGTCCTATTGTCGATGAAATGAGAATCGAGCTACAAAATTTAAAGTTATCCCG CGTAAGACTAAATATGGAGAAGTTCGCGATTGAAAACGAAATATTGCTGTTAGAACCAGTTAGTTTTACATTACTCATTAAACGTAATTTATCTACTGCTTGGTTTACATCTATACCTGATATTGACATGTCGGGTAgactaaataaaattaatatattaataagtaaAGAGGACTATGCGACTGCATTGAAAGTATTAGAAAAAAATTTAAGTGAAACAGTTGAAGATACAAAGCTCACGGCAAGTGTTAGTCAATCCGAAAAGAAACTTGAAGTAGAAGTTTTACAACATCGACAAAGTg ATAGGTTTGCAAGAGCTACTGCAGAAGATGCAGAAGATCCAAATTCACAAGAGCAAGTACATACACACACGTCCATCAAATTTGAGTTTGTTATGGACAGTCTTATGATTACTTTATTTACGGGAGGTTCAAAAATG CTGCAATCACAAAGTTCTCTGCTTCATTTACCGGAGAATGGATTAGCGAAATTTTGTTTAACCCATTTCGCGTTAAAAGGTCGAATATTTGCCGATGGATTAATGGCAACTTCAATTCTTCTTATGAACTGTACTTTGGACGACATACGTCAAAATAGACAAGGTTCTCTTACAAGAATCATGGAAAGAACTACGGCAGTGCCTTCTATGGATGATATAGAAAAAGAATCCAAACCTGTTCGCAGTATGTTAGATATGACTATTAGACAAAGTTCAAATGACATGTTTG TTGATATTCGAGTCTTTTCATTTAGTATTATTGTGTCACTTGACTATTTAATGAAAGTGAAAGATTTTTTCACTACTGATGAACCATCGACAAATAAAACAGTGCAACCAAAGAATTATAACGAATCAGCAgttaaaaagaaacaaactGTATCATCAACcaaaaaaatgtttacggttaatatacatattgaAAAACCCGATATTATTTTGTTAGAGGACATGGATGACATAAATTCCAATTGTATCATATTAAAT ACTGAACTACTGTTGAAAGTACGTATGATGGATGAACATCAAGTAATAGCTGGCACCATAAAAGATTTATCGATTCTAGCTGGTATATATAATACCGCGAAGAGAAGTGATTGGATATATCAG GTGCTAAGACCATGCAGTATAAGTGTAGCAGGTTCTACGCCAGAAGGAAAAGGACTTCACATTGATATTTGTTGCACAGACATTCACTTATCAGTTTCCCCAG GTGTCATAGAAATATTGAATAAAGTAGTTCATACTGTTACAAAGACACAAGAGCAAGATCAGGAAGTTATTATTACTGAGCGAAATTATGAAGGATTATGGGTTGTCACTccatttgaagaaaatgatTTTTGGTTTTTAAAAAcag AAGTAGGAGTAGAAGCCATAGAAGATATTGTATATTCTGATGATGAAGATTCTACAGTTTATAAGCCAGAATTAGCAATAATCTCTGCACCAACAATTTTACTCACATTAGAAGCAGGCATTGGTAATAAAACATTGCCAATGCTTCTACTTCATATTGGCTTTGAAAGCAACATTAGTGATTGGAGTACAAAAACT ATGAACATGGAGTATACAATGTCGGTAGTTATGGCATATTATAATAGCTGTCTAGCATTGTGGGAACCATTAATTGAACCAATAGAGGGGATCAGAAATGAAAAGCGGGTTTCTACACCTTGGGAACTAAAAGTTAAA ATTCAATTTAATGATGTATCACCGGATTCTAGAGGCGCAAGTGCGGCCAGTCCTACATCAGATAGTGAAACAGAAGAATTACATCAGATTCCCAAAATGTCTATTGATATAATATCAACT gaaaatttggaaataaccaTGACTAAAACATGTCTCGACGTATTACAACAACTCGGTAATGCATTTTCATCTGCTATGGAAGCTAGTGGGAAAGGAGCGGCTAAAAGTGTAGCACCATATGTACTTAAGAATGAAACTGGTTTAGCGATAGTTTTAGATTTGGAGCGCAGTCACTTCAAG GTTTTTAATGATGGATCCAAAtttacaagtaataacacagaTTCGTATATGGAAGTAATTCTTGAATCTGGTGCATCAGTACAGTTAGCTCCGAGGACAACAAAAACTGAGATACCACTGCTTGATCAATtgaaaattgaaacaattaaagaaAAAGACGATGATAAGTTTATTATTTCG TTTAAAGAAATTAATAGAACTTTGGCTGTACCCGTGTTAAGAGCTGATAAAAGATTCTTTTCACTGAAATATCGAAAGGACGGTTCTGAAGAATGGGGTATTGTTTCTGATGTTATAGTAGATGAAGGAAGTACTATTGTTACTCTTAGAAGTATTCTACAG GTACACAATCATTTTAGTCAACCAATATCTGTATATTATATGACTAAGCGTGGAAATGAAGTCGAATGTGTGGGAACTGTTGCTCCAGATAGTAAATTAAATCTTCCACTAGACACTGTATATACACCAACAAATGTTTATGGGCTATTTTTCAGTGTTGAAGG aTATATGGTTTCGCTAGAACAATTTATCTGGAAAGATTTACAAAAAACAGTTAGTATGACAAAACTGTTAAAATGCGAAGCTCGAGTGAGGCAAGAAGCTGTAGAACCATTTTACATAAAG ATGTTTTTCATGATGATTGTGGTTGgtagtattttatataataacaaCACTATTGGCTTATTATTGAATGCTATTAACTGGCGATCCGTATTCTGTCGTTTCATTGATTGCGTCAAGCGTCTTTGCTTGAAAACTTTACCCTCAGAGCACAAAAAATATCTGGAAGCACCTATACAG GTTGTTGGTGAAATGGAACAAGTTTATTTTGAGAGTACTAGTCGACATACTATAGCAAGTACAATCTATAATGTTCATTTATACCCAGCTGTATATTTGAAGAATTTTTTGCCTATCGATATTATTGTATGTTTACCTGGAAGTGTACAAGAAAAACTTCTAGAAGCTGGCACATCTTATCAGATTCCTACAATTGACCCAGGAAAATCTTATATAATCATAAAA TTaccaaattatttagaaaaagaTTGGTCATGTAAAGGTGAGATACTTGCGAATCCACCAGAATTTTCTGTATGGTCTTTTGAATCTTTTGATAGTGCACAAAAAGTTATAATGGATTTGGGAATGCATACATCATACAAACATGGTTCTATCATTATGGCTTTATATTGTCCATTTTGGATGTTAAATAAAACAGGCTTGATGTTGTCTTATCGG AAATCAAGTAAGGGTGGCAAAGAACACTCAAGTCCAATCAAG AGTGGAGAAGATTATCTAAATGTGCTTTATCATCCAGAGAATTTTAAGGGACCAATATTGTTCTCATTTCGCTCCAAAGTATTCTTTGGTAAAAAGAAAGCAATGATCAGAGTCGAGAATGGTGAATGGTCAGATAAATTTCCAATAGATGTTGCAGGAAGTGAGGGAGTAGTCATTTGTAAATATAATGGCCAAATATATCAA ATTGGAGTTCACAATCAATTAACTTATAATTCTTTGACAAAACAAATTACATTTACTCCATATTATGTACTGATAAATAACTCTGATTATCTCATTGAATGCCAAGAAGGTAATAGGCCAGCTGATCCTATGATCAAG GTACCTGCCAGAGAATGTGCAGCTTATTGGCCTCGTTCTGATCATGAACAAAAAACTCTAAGTGCTAGAATCGCAGGTAACCCTGAAAAAACTGCACCATTTATTTACACAGAGAACCATACGACtttgttaaaattaaataataag TATGGAGGAATTAATGTAGATATACAAATAAGTGAAGGTGGAGTCTACATTTCTTTATCTGCATACACTCATGGAAATGCCCCAGCTTTAATTATTAATCACACTCCACATACAATCAATTTCTGGGAAAAAGGTTCACTAAATGTCAG ATCCGTACAGTCATACAATAGAATGTTTTACACTTGGGAACATCCTGCAGGTCCACGGAAATTAGTCTGGGAAGAcaacaataaaaaagaaattgaagaaaCTCTTCGAAag gacACTTTAGGAGGTTTTCAATTGCCAGATCTAGAAGAAGAAGTATACTATGTATCATTTTTAGATGGTACACAACGAGTACTTCTATTTACAACAAATATGAAAGTTGCAGAAGATTGTGAACTAGCAGGTGATTTTGAACCTATAGAACAGGAAATAACAATAAGTATTCACGGAGTTGGCTTCTCACTCGTTAACAACATCATGAGAACTGAATTGTTATATTTGTGTATAGCTAG ttCTGGAATTATGTGGGAAACGCGCAAATCTGTTAACCATCGTTGGCGCAATCTTGACACAAGAGAGGTAATGGTTATAGAAGAaggctatcaaaaatatatacgtGAATTACAAATGGACAGAAGTCCAATACAGAAAGTAATACTTGAACCAAAATTAGAG gttgattatttaaatatggAAATGTTAAAACCACATCGTCGTTGTCTACGACGCACTTTTCAAACTGGTTTATGGTTGCAATACCGTACTTCAGTGCATCAAGTGCAGTTACACGCAAAGATCAACAGGCTGCAAATTGATAATCAACTTACAGACTGCGTTTTCCCAGTTATATTAGCTCCAGTTCCGCCACCAAAGAGTGTTACAGCGAGCACAG ttatGAAACCATTCGCTGAACTTAGTATGGTTAAACGGCTACTTGAACATAGTAATGTACAACAATTTCGGTACTTTAAGGTTCTTATACAAGAGTTTCATGTGAAAGtagatattatatttattaacgcGATCGTGGGACTGTTTGAAGCAAATGAAATGAACGATGCAGAAGAA agtaaattatttaaattggaCATGGAACTCGTTAATGAACCTCTGATGTATCACGTCAGTTTGATTACTACAGCCGAACAGAAGAATTTCTTTGATCTACTTCACTTTTCTCCCTTGAAG ATTCATATAAGTTTCTCAATGAGCGGTAGTGGTAGCGGGCCATCTGCACTACCTCAAGTATTAAATGTATTGTTACAAGGAATAGGTGTTACGTTAACTGACATTAATGATATTGTCTTCAA ATTAGCATATTTCGAAAGAGAGTACATTTTTATGACCAATAAACAGCTTATTTCCGAAGCAACAACACATTATGTAGGACAAGCAATTAAACAAGTTTACGTTCTCGTTCTGGGACTCGATGTAATAGGCAATCCGTATGGCCTAGTAGTAGGTACTATGAAGGGCATTGAAGATTTGTTTTATGAACCTTTCCAAGGTGCCATACAAGGGCCCGGAGAATTTGCAGAAGGTTTGCTTCTTGGTATGAGGAGTATGTTAGGTCACACTGTTGGAGGAATGGCTGGAGCTGTTTCTAAAATTACTGGAGCTATGG gtAAAGGTATAGCTGCCTTAACGTTTGACAAAGACTATCAGAGAAAACGACAAGAACAGCTTAACAAACAGCCAGCCAACTTGCAAGAAGGTCTTGCTCGTAGTGGAAAGGGTTTGATAATG GGTGTTGTTGATGGTGTAACTGGTGTTGTGATGAAGCCCATATCGGGTGCCAAAGAAGAAGGTGTGGAAGGATTCTTTAAAGGATTTGGAAAAGGCATGGTTGGTCTTGTTACTCGACCAACTGCTGGAGTTATAGATTTTGCTAGTGGTTCATTTGGAGCAGTGAAACG TGCAACTGAGTTGAATGAAGAGGTAAAGAAAGTAAGACCATCTAGATTTTTACAACTAGACTGCTTGGTTAGACCATATGTCAGAGATGAAGCTGAGGGACATAAAATCTTATGT GAattagaaaaaggaaaatatgcGAATACTGATATCTATTTTTATCACATGTACATTAACAAAGATGTATTATTGCTTACTGATAAGAGAATAGCATACTTAGAACATAGTGATTTATTTGGCGGATGGCGG GTGCATTGGACCCACGCGTGGCAAGAGATGAGCGAACAACCGAAAATAGTTGATAAGGGAGTTCAGATATTTATCAAAGATTCCAGTAAGAAGAAGAAATTAGGATTATTTGGTAGTACAGATCaatcaaaaataattttaatacctGATTATAATATTAGACAG CTTCTATGCGATAAAATGCAACAACAAATTAATCAGTACGAGTTGTAA